The region ACTTGGTATTTCCCAAATGCACGTCTCAAGGCTGCAGCGCCGTTCACTTAGAAAACTGCGGGAAGCTATACAATCAGAAAGCTCGGAGGTTCTTGATTGACTGATCAACGAAAAAAAGTGGATGTAGCTGTTTACCAGAAGGCAAAAAAAGGCCAATATTACTGTGGTGACAGTTATTTTTATACAGAAACAGAGAATGAATTTGTGTGTGTGCTTGCAGACGGCCTGGGCAGCGGTGAATTTGCCATGGAATCTTCGCGGATTGTAACGGAAATTATCCGAAGCAATATTCATACAACGGTCGAACAGTTAATCAAACGGTGCAATGAACAGCTGTCAGGAAAAAGAGGCGTGGTCATAGGTATTCTGAAAATGGACTTCCTGTCAAAACGCTATTCTTTCTCCTCGATTGGAAACATTG is a window of Virgibacillus ihumii DNA encoding:
- a CDS encoding protein phosphatase 2C domain-containing protein, coding for MTDQRKKVDVAVYQKAKKGQYYCGDSYFYTETENEFVCVLADGLGSGEFAMESSRIVTEIIRSNIHTTVEQLIKRCNEQLSGKRGVVIGILKMDFLSKRYSFSSIGNIGVLTIPKSGKKKRNIPNAGYLAGYHRSFKVVTDKLDAEMNFIMFSDGVSDTDLSKGMFLNTDVHQIVIDYENIVGGSRYDDTTLIAIRYDE